A window of Microcystis aeruginosa FD4 contains these coding sequences:
- a CDS encoding TIGR03943 family putative permease subunit — MNSSRLKIIAPQFLDIIALIGWGSLLFKYWITGQLNLLIHPNYFILVLITSIALFALGLVKLWTLLKQWQKKINLDSNDNRSHITILPQHFGSGLLVLTALLGLFIAPQPLSSQIALQRGISESLPLTRLQTQSFGTTVKPEEKSLIEWVRTLNTYPEPDAYKGQPVKVTGFVVQLPQLPDNYLLISRFILTCCAVDAYPVGLPVKLSGSRSQYPNDTWLEITGEMATESLPVEVGKSTTRRQLVIKAKSVKPIPTPVDPYGY; from the coding sequence ATGAATTCATCACGTCTAAAAATAATCGCCCCCCAATTTCTCGATATTATTGCCCTAATCGGTTGGGGTTCGTTACTATTTAAATACTGGATAACTGGACAGTTAAATTTACTAATACATCCTAATTATTTTATTCTGGTTCTCATCACCAGTATTGCTTTATTTGCCCTGGGATTAGTCAAGCTTTGGACATTATTAAAGCAGTGGCAAAAAAAGATTAACTTAGATAGTAATGATAATCGATCGCATATTACCATTCTTCCTCAACATTTTGGCTCAGGTTTATTAGTATTAACTGCCCTTTTAGGCCTATTTATCGCCCCGCAGCCCCTCAGCAGTCAAATCGCATTACAGAGGGGAATTAGTGAATCTTTACCCCTAACTCGCTTGCAAACTCAATCCTTTGGCACTACCGTTAAACCAGAGGAAAAAAGTTTAATTGAATGGGTAAGAACTTTAAATACTTACCCCGAACCTGATGCTTACAAGGGACAACCAGTAAAAGTCACAGGTTTTGTGGTGCAATTGCCCCAATTACCCGATAATTATTTATTAATTAGTCGCTTTATTCTTACCTGTTGTGCCGTGGATGCTTATCCCGTGGGTTTACCGGTGAAACTATCAGGAAGTCGCAGTCAATATCCCAATGATACTTGGCTAGAAATCACCGGAGAAATGGCCACGGAATCTTTACCCGTAGAGGTGGGAAAATCAACCACCAGAAGACAATTAGTAATTAAGGCTAAATCCGTGAAACCTATACCCACTCCTGTGGATCCCTACGGATATTAA
- a CDS encoding permease: protein MSQLQNAFTLFLSLLVEAMPFLLLGVILSSILLIFVDERRLVALMPQNAVLGAFVGGCIGFLFPVCECGNVPVARRLLVQGMPNAVAVSFLLAAPTINPIVIWSTWVAFRDQPEIVFYRVIFSLFIATVIGIIFSIQKDPRPILQTSLAKSLNWQPQTPEKESIPLLLQSGSFLIGNSGQTLRLDESFAATAVLPAVQAIPMKRRWLTFLENVVMELRELGGVLILGSAIAAGLQVFVPREFVLNLGQDPITSILAMMLLAVIVSICSTVDSFFALSFASSFTSSSLLAFLVFGPMIDLKGIGLMLSIFKPRMLIYLFALAAQMTFLLTLAHSYLF from the coding sequence ATGAGTCAACTACAAAATGCCTTTACCCTATTCCTGAGCCTGTTGGTCGAAGCTATGCCTTTTTTACTGCTAGGGGTGATTCTCTCTAGTATTCTTTTAATATTTGTCGATGAACGTCGCTTAGTTGCCCTGATGCCTCAAAATGCTGTTTTAGGAGCATTTGTGGGGGGATGTATTGGTTTTTTGTTTCCCGTCTGCGAGTGTGGCAATGTACCTGTGGCGCGACGTTTACTTGTGCAAGGAATGCCCAATGCAGTAGCGGTTAGTTTTCTCTTAGCAGCGCCGACAATTAACCCGATTGTTATCTGGTCAACTTGGGTAGCTTTTCGCGATCAACCGGAAATTGTTTTCTATCGAGTTATCTTTTCTTTGTTCATCGCTACGGTTATCGGTATTATCTTTAGTATCCAAAAAGATCCGCGACCAATCCTACAAACCTCTTTGGCAAAAAGTCTCAATTGGCAACCGCAAACACCAGAAAAAGAATCTATACCACTGCTACTACAATCTGGTTCTTTTCTGATCGGTAATTCTGGTCAAACTTTGCGCTTAGATGAAAGTTTTGCCGCTACTGCTGTCCTACCGGCAGTGCAAGCTATCCCGATGAAAAGGCGCTGGTTAACTTTTCTGGAAAACGTGGTGATGGAATTACGGGAATTAGGAGGAGTGTTAATCTTAGGAAGTGCTATAGCGGCCGGTTTACAGGTGTTTGTTCCCCGGGAATTTGTTCTTAATCTGGGTCAGGATCCAATTACTTCGATCTTGGCCATGATGCTGTTAGCAGTAATTGTTTCGATTTGTTCCACGGTTGATTCTTTTTTTGCCCTCTCCTTTGCCTCTAGTTTTACCAGTAGTTCCCTGCTGGCTTTTCTAGTGTTTGGTCCAATGATTGACCTGAAAGGGATTGGTTTAATGTTGTCTATTTTTAAACCGAGAATGTTAATTTATCTCTTTGCTTTAGCAGCGCAAATGACTTTTTTACTCACCTTGGCTCACAGTTATTTATTTTAG
- the argH gene encoding argininosuccinate lyase — MTAKKTWSDRFEGSLHPTIVEFNASIGFDIELIEYDLTGSIAHAKMLAYTGIITPEEADSLVSGLEQIRQEYRAGNFNPGIDQEDVHFAVERRLTEIVGDVGKKLHTARSRNDQVGTDIRLYLRQQIDDIRQEIRNFQQALVNHAENHLETLIPGYTHLQRAQPISLAHHLLAYFQMAERDHQRLGEIRARTNISPLGCGALAGTTFPIDRHYSANLLDFEQVYNNSLDGVSDRDFAIEFMTAASLIMVHLSRLSEEMILWSSQEFSFITLTDSCATGSSIMPQKKNPDVPELVRGKTGRVFGHLQALLTLMKGLPLAYNKDLQEDKEALFDGVKTVRICLQAMTVLLATGIQFKTDRLANAVAEDFSNATDVADYLASKGIPFREAYNLVGKVVKSSLAAGKLLKDLTLTEWQELHPAFEADIYDAIAPRQVVAARNSYGGTGFEQVRSALIEAKAILNHD, encoded by the coding sequence GTGACAGCAAAGAAAACTTGGAGCGATCGCTTTGAAGGTAGTCTCCATCCTACGATCGTGGAATTTAACGCCAGTATTGGCTTTGATATCGAATTAATCGAGTATGATCTCACCGGATCGATCGCTCACGCTAAAATGCTCGCCTATACGGGTATTATCACCCCCGAAGAAGCTGATAGTCTCGTCTCTGGATTGGAACAAATTCGTCAAGAATACCGCGCCGGCAATTTTAACCCCGGCATCGATCAAGAGGACGTGCATTTTGCCGTGGAACGTCGTTTAACTGAGATAGTGGGAGATGTGGGCAAAAAACTGCACACGGCGCGTTCGCGAAACGATCAGGTAGGAACAGATATTCGTCTGTATCTTAGACAACAAATCGATGATATTAGGCAAGAAATTCGCAATTTTCAGCAAGCTTTAGTCAATCACGCTGAAAACCATCTGGAAACCCTGATCCCCGGTTATACCCACCTGCAGCGCGCTCAACCGATTAGTTTAGCCCATCATCTCTTAGCTTATTTTCAAATGGCCGAACGGGATCACCAAAGATTGGGGGAAATTCGCGCCAGGACTAATATTTCGCCCCTAGGATGTGGTGCTTTAGCAGGGACGACTTTTCCGATTGATCGTCATTACAGTGCCAATTTACTCGATTTTGAGCAGGTGTATAACAATAGTCTTGATGGAGTTAGCGATCGAGATTTTGCCATTGAATTCATGACGGCCGCTAGTCTGATTATGGTACACCTGAGCCGTTTGAGCGAAGAAATGATTCTCTGGTCTTCCCAAGAATTTAGTTTTATCACTCTCACCGATAGTTGTGCCACGGGATCTAGCATTATGCCCCAGAAAAAAAATCCCGATGTTCCCGAATTGGTGCGCGGCAAAACAGGGCGGGTTTTTGGGCATTTACAGGCGTTATTGACCTTAATGAAGGGTTTACCCCTAGCCTATAACAAAGACTTGCAGGAGGACAAGGAGGCGTTATTTGATGGCGTTAAAACCGTGCGGATTTGTTTGCAAGCGATGACAGTACTTTTAGCCACTGGGATTCAATTTAAAACCGACCGATTAGCTAACGCGGTTGCGGAAGATTTTTCTAATGCGACGGATGTGGCGGATTATTTAGCCAGTAAGGGAATTCCCTTCCGAGAAGCTTATAATTTAGTCGGGAAAGTCGTTAAAAGCAGTTTGGCAGCCGGTAAGTTATTGAAAGATTTAACCCTGACTGAATGGCAAGAATTACATCCAGCTTTTGAGGCCGATATCTACGACGCGATCGCTCCTCGTCAGGTGGTAGCGGCCCGTAATAGCTATGGTGGCACAGGTTTTGAACAAGTGCGCTCGGCTTTAATTGAGGCTAAAGCCATTCTCAATCATGATTGA
- the tnpA gene encoding IS200/IS605 family transposase yields MTTTESPPKKEHLEFLNEAFKSIADKWDASIVEFNGESDHVHILLTYPPHKLLSGLIANLKSTSSKLLWDNYSDHLKKIYWKDKRVLWTGAYFVASCGGVTIDQLKKYVESQDSPEY; encoded by the coding sequence ATCACTACTACCGAATCACCACCCAAGAAAGAACATTTAGAGTTCTTAAATGAGGCTTTTAAGTCTATTGCTGATAAATGGGATGCCAGTATAGTAGAGTTTAACGGTGAGTCTGACCATGTTCACATTCTTTTAACTTATCCCCCCCATAAATTACTAAGCGGGTTAATTGCTAATTTGAAATCTACTTCAAGCAAGCTTTTGTGGGATAACTACAGTGACCATTTAAAGAAGATTTACTGGAAAGACAAGAGAGTATTATGGACAGGAGCTTACTTTGTGGCTAGTTGTGGTGGCGTTACGATAGATCAACTTAAAAAATATGTGGAGAGCCAAGACTCCCCAGAATATTAA
- a CDS encoding FUSC family protein: MLKNNWTFESINFTAAMRLATVTTFAMLVSILLHWHHGYWIALTVLFVLQPDYGGTIQKAIQRLGGTILGVILATPIVLQIQYLNLLIIIPIVLAALTAAFRFVNYAFFMLFLTMLIVLILDLDVPKDWQLAETRVFHTVLGGALAVISYYLWPIWQRRSLPRRIGTLLEKSVSYFQTVAAAYQGQAQSAKILDLSRRQAELASG, from the coding sequence ATGTTGAAAAATAACTGGACTTTTGAGTCGATTAATTTTACTGCGGCCATGCGTCTAGCCACTGTCACTACTTTTGCCATGTTGGTATCCATTCTACTCCATTGGCATCACGGTTATTGGATAGCTTTAACAGTGCTGTTTGTTCTCCAGCCAGATTATGGTGGCACAATCCAAAAGGCTATACAGCGCCTTGGCGGCACTATTTTAGGAGTAATCTTAGCAACCCCCATAGTTTTGCAGATTCAATATCTAAACCTACTAATAATAATTCCAATTGTCTTAGCTGCCCTAACTGCTGCCTTCCGTTTTGTCAATTATGCTTTCTTTATGCTCTTTCTGACCATGCTAATTGTGCTGATTCTAGATCTAGACGTACCCAAAGATTGGCAGTTAGCCGAGACAAGAGTTTTTCATACTGTGCTGGGGGGAGCTTTGGCAGTCATTAGTTACTATCTTTGGCCGATTTGGCAGAGACGTTCCCTACCCCGAAGAATTGGCACTTTACTAGAAAAGAGTGTCAGTTATTTTCAAACTGTGGCCGCCGCTTATCAAGGACAAGCTCAAAGTGCCAAAATCTTAGATTTAAGCCGCCGTCAAGCTGAATTAGCTAGTGGGTAA
- a CDS encoding PIN domain-containing protein, with protein sequence MKRIFADSSILIAGAASKTGASRAVLTMAEIGLFKILISEQVLEECQRNLYKKIPLALPIFKQLISQINPEILPNPSQEQFLQFCKIIEEKDAPILAAALLANADRLLSLNTKDFTSQVAEQTGIIIQTPSQFIQDIRSIINHEL encoded by the coding sequence ATGAAGAGGATTTTTGCTGATTCTAGTATCTTAATTGCTGGTGCAGCTTCTAAAACAGGTGCAAGTCGAGCAGTGCTGACAATGGCTGAAATTGGCTTATTTAAAATACTTATTTCAGAACAAGTGTTAGAAGAATGCCAGCGAAATCTTTATAAAAAAATTCCCTTAGCACTTCCTATTTTCAAGCAACTTATCAGCCAGATAAATCCTGAAATTTTACCGAATCCATCTCAAGAACAATTCTTACAATTTTGTAAAATTATTGAAGAAAAAGATGCTCCTATTCTTGCAGCCGCTTTATTGGCTAATGCAGATAGATTACTAAGCTTAAACACCAAAGATTTTACGTCACAAGTTGCTGAACAGACAGGAATAATTATACAAACGCCATCGCAATTTATACAAGACATTCGCTCAATTATTAATCATGAGTTATGA
- a CDS encoding AbrB/MazE/SpoVT family DNA-binding domain-containing protein, giving the protein MKSFAIRLEKNGTINVPQAIQDKLNICEGDLLNLIEIEGIILLTLQQPNVPQLSDQITTIREEANVTLNDLLQELDEERQKIYQEKH; this is encoded by the coding sequence ATGAAGTCTTTTGCTATTCGCTTAGAAAAAAATGGAACAATTAATGTTCCTCAAGCTATCCAAGATAAACTCAATATTTGCGAAGGAGATTTATTAAATTTAATAGAAATTGAGGGTATTATTTTGTTGACTTTACAACAACCCAACGTCCCTCAACTGTCTGACCAAATTACAACAATTCGAGAAGAAGCCAATGTTACACTAAATGATTTATTACAAGAATTAGACGAAGAAAGGCAAAAAATATACCAAGAAAAACATTAA
- a CDS encoding molybdopterin oxidoreductase family protein, which produces MTESTKTQCPYCGVGCGLTVTPGASAGQAWKVFGDKSHPSSQGMICVKGATVAESIDKNRLKTPMIRDSLQEQFRPCTWEEALERIVNQMQTLIAQGEKESICLYGSGQFHTEDYYIAQKLVKGCLGVNNFDANSRLCMSSAVAAYLDSFGSDGPPCCYDDLELTDCAFLVGTNTAECHPIIFNRLHKYLKRNKEAKLIVVDPRSTKTAEAANLHLAINPGTDIDLFNGIAHLLLGWGAIDTYFIDKCTRDFPKYAEIIRHYPPEIVAPKCGIPIDDLEQAARYWAESKRVLSLWSMGINQSSEGTAKARTLINLHLMTANIGKPGAGPFSLTGQPNAMGGREAGGLCHLLPGYRSVKNPQHRAEVEQAWGLPAGRISPVPGRDAWSMITGLETGDVKLLWIAATNPAVSMPDLERTKAALLKSPFTIYQDAYYPTETSAYAHLLLPAAQWGEKTGTMTNSERMVTLNKAFRPPVGQAQADWQIFAEVGRRLGFQAQFNFQDSAEVYSEFARLTYKRPCDMTGINYDRLAETPRPWPDSIDEISAPKTANSGELLGNLVKDDDKSQKTAAKRLYTDGKFNTADGRAVFAAYHSKGLAEPPDDDYPLVLTVGRLYGHWHTQTRTGRIEKIVKMHPAPFLEIHPQDAAKLGIEAGEWVEVRSRRGFARFPALITKAIAPNCVFVPMHWGALWAENAEANSLTHPAACPISLQPELKACAVKLIPLKSLVNAELSPGQFLATP; this is translated from the coding sequence ATGACTGAATCTACAAAAACCCAATGTCCTTACTGTGGAGTAGGTTGTGGTTTGACAGTCACCCCCGGCGCGTCGGCCGGACAAGCATGGAAAGTCTTTGGGGACAAGTCCCACCCCTCCAGTCAAGGTATGATCTGTGTCAAGGGGGCTACCGTAGCGGAATCAATCGATAAAAATCGCCTCAAAACCCCGATGATCCGCGATTCTCTCCAAGAGCAATTTCGTCCTTGTACTTGGGAAGAGGCCCTTGAGCGCATCGTTAACCAGATGCAAACTCTAATCGCTCAGGGGGAAAAGGAAAGTATCTGTCTATACGGTTCGGGACAATTTCACACCGAAGATTACTACATCGCCCAAAAACTGGTCAAGGGCTGTCTGGGAGTCAATAACTTTGATGCTAATTCCCGTCTTTGTATGTCTTCGGCCGTGGCCGCTTACCTTGACAGTTTCGGTTCCGACGGTCCCCCCTGCTGTTACGATGACCTAGAATTAACCGATTGTGCCTTTCTGGTGGGGACAAATACAGCCGAATGTCACCCCATCATCTTTAACCGTCTGCACAAGTACCTCAAACGTAACAAAGAAGCGAAATTAATCGTCGTCGATCCCCGCAGCACTAAAACCGCCGAGGCCGCTAATCTCCACCTAGCCATTAACCCGGGGACCGATATTGACCTATTTAACGGTATTGCCCACCTGTTACTGGGTTGGGGTGCGATCGATACCTATTTTATCGATAAATGCACCAGGGATTTCCCCAAATACGCCGAAATTATCCGCCATTATCCCCCCGAAATCGTCGCCCCTAAATGCGGTATCCCCATCGACGATTTAGAACAGGCTGCCCGCTACTGGGCCGAATCGAAAAGAGTGCTTTCCCTCTGGTCGATGGGTATCAATCAATCCAGCGAAGGCACGGCCAAAGCCCGCACTTTAATCAATTTACACCTAATGACGGCTAATATCGGTAAACCGGGGGCTGGTCCTTTTTCCCTAACCGGACAACCCAACGCCATGGGAGGACGGGAAGCTGGCGGCCTCTGCCATCTTCTCCCCGGTTATCGTTCCGTCAAAAATCCCCAACACCGGGCCGAAGTGGAACAAGCTTGGGGTTTACCTGCTGGTCGGATTTCTCCGGTCCCTGGTCGCGACGCTTGGAGTATGATTACTGGTTTAGAGACGGGAGATGTCAAACTTCTTTGGATTGCCGCTACTAATCCGGCTGTTAGTATGCCTGATCTAGAACGTACCAAGGCGGCCTTGTTAAAATCACCTTTTACTATCTATCAGGATGCCTACTATCCCACAGAAACCAGCGCCTATGCCCATTTATTACTGCCAGCGGCCCAATGGGGCGAAAAAACGGGAACAATGACCAATTCTGAGCGCATGGTGACGTTAAATAAGGCTTTTCGCCCTCCCGTGGGACAAGCTCAGGCCGACTGGCAAATTTTTGCCGAAGTTGGTCGCCGTTTGGGTTTTCAGGCACAATTTAATTTTCAGGATTCGGCCGAGGTATATTCCGAGTTTGCCCGCTTGACATATAAACGTCCTTGTGATATGACAGGGATTAATTATGATCGCCTGGCCGAGACTCCCCGACCGTGGCCCGATTCCATCGATGAAATTTCCGCCCCTAAAACCGCTAATTCCGGGGAATTACTAGGGAATTTAGTTAAAGATGACGATAAAAGCCAAAAAACAGCCGCAAAACGCCTTTATACCGATGGTAAATTTAATACTGCCGATGGTCGTGCTGTTTTCGCCGCCTACCACAGTAAAGGTCTAGCGGAACCCCCCGACGATGATTATCCCCTCGTGTTAACCGTGGGGCGCTTGTACGGTCACTGGCACACCCAAACCCGCACCGGCCGCATCGAGAAAATTGTCAAAATGCACCCCGCACCTTTTCTGGAAATTCATCCCCAAGATGCGGCAAAATTGGGCATAGAAGCAGGGGAATGGGTGGAGGTGCGTTCTCGTCGCGGTTTTGCCCGTTTTCCCGCTTTAATTACCAAAGCAATTGCTCCTAATTGTGTCTTTGTGCCGATGCACTGGGGGGCTTTATGGGCAGAAAATGCTGAGGCTAATAGTCTCACCCATCCGGCCGCTTGTCCGATTTCCCTGCAACCAGAATTAAAAGCTTGTGCTGTCAAATTAATCCCGTTGAAGTCTTTAGTTAATGCCGAATTATCTCCTGGTCAATTTCTGGCAACTCCCTAA
- the dnaX gene encoding DNA polymerase III subunit gamma/tau: MTYEPLHHKYRPQTFADLVGQSAIATTLSNALISERIAPAYLFTGPRGTGKTSSARILAKSLNCLSSDHPTPIPCGKCSVCQAIANGSALDVIEIDAASNTGVDNIREIIERSQFAPVQCRYKVYVIDECLTGDSLVFTETGLIPINHPEILGKRVLSYNESSGEWEYKKVLRWLNRGVKATLTIQTRNRTINCTGNHLIRTEKAWIQAKNLKIGDQILSPVNVAAGNSSLSMEGMDITDVSFQGIKTTAIVTEQESMTWPLFCNRLNPSSPFVSVAVGKNWKFPCFSNKKAEGSKVLNPIGKDILTNKDTVYGKSEPKNYCSIENLCPQTASDLYTGLYSEMELSITPTKTVDGREYAGIMAVNNKNGLNTKPVVFQSYKFSHKSLPTVDMENFQSMPAAFVIPALEKFSRWSDLKENENLFPSIGWKTSHPKDWLGGIWMTDHSVSPLTEAVLSNYTRKDIPPPKINLLPIGSLKEVTLQKAYPILDTVRGRSIITSKWEHRPQPDGLPIYNPMQSPQWLTNFEEVIGIQEGDTESVYDLEVEDNHNFVANGLLVHNCHMLSTAAFNALLKTLEEPPDRVIFVLATTDPQRVLPTIISRCQRFDYRRIALDAMVAHLQKIAQIEAIDINLEALTLVAQIANGGLRDAESLLDQLSLLAGTITAERVWDLVGAVPERDLLTLLKVIHGNIPDQVIEQCRHLMNRGKEPLIVLQNLAGFYLNLLLAKTAPNRPEMVAVTAPTWQELCTEARTWSLEEILRGQQLLKDSETQLKNTTQPRLWLEVTLLGLLPQAQVIPLVATVAPSRPQTSAERPPEVITAPAPVNEPIKPAVITPTTRVEVPKTEVKTVASDDNHEQIWQQVLEVMEPPTTRTLLRQHGSLFSRSESSAYVSISSEQLLKMARLRLTNIESAFEAVFQRRIKVHLQVGSGTPAMAAEVSQSPAAKMPPPPETAPIPPITPENKVMTVVDIPPVKEAIIEKKEAKFTASGTPKTPSTELPEKILNFDSSLETLDQDVDVSEILAAAQKLAKSFDGEVVNMGYSLPENSAAETKVNKSLENMTIVRGRPDVNEILDSLEEDEDLPF; encoded by the coding sequence ATGACCTACGAACCTCTACATCATAAGTATCGTCCCCAAACCTTTGCCGATTTGGTGGGACAATCAGCGATCGCTACGACCCTGAGTAATGCCTTAATCAGTGAGCGAATCGCCCCTGCATACCTATTTACTGGACCCAGAGGCACAGGGAAAACTTCCTCGGCGCGAATTTTAGCCAAATCCCTTAACTGTCTGTCTAGTGACCATCCGACACCGATTCCCTGTGGTAAGTGTTCCGTCTGTCAAGCGATCGCCAATGGTTCCGCTTTAGACGTGATCGAAATTGATGCCGCTAGTAATACCGGTGTGGATAACATTCGGGAAATTATCGAGCGATCGCAATTTGCCCCCGTCCAATGTCGTTATAAAGTCTATGTCATCGATGAATGCCTGACTGGGGATAGCCTTGTTTTCACCGAAACGGGATTAATCCCCATTAATCATCCTGAGATTCTCGGAAAACGAGTTCTCAGTTACAACGAGAGCAGCGGAGAGTGGGAATATAAAAAAGTCCTGCGATGGCTAAACCGAGGCGTAAAAGCAACTTTAACCATTCAAACCAGAAATCGGACGATTAATTGCACTGGTAATCATTTGATTAGAACAGAAAAAGCATGGATACAAGCAAAAAATCTCAAAATCGGCGATCAGATCCTATCCCCTGTGAATGTGGCTGCGGGCAACTCATCTCTAAGTATGGAAGGGATGGACATAACCGACGTTTCGTTTCAGGGCATCAAAACTACGGCAATAGTAACGGAACAAGAGTCTATGACTTGGCCTCTATTTTGCAACAGGCTGAATCCATCAAGCCCTTTTGTCAGTGTGGCTGTGGGGAAAAACTGGAAATTCCCTTGTTTCTCCAACAAAAAGGCAGAGGGATCAAAAGTATTGAATCCTATTGGCAAAGACATCCTTACAAACAAGGACACGGTTTATGGGAAAAGCGAACCAAAAAATTACTGTTCCATCGAGAATCTTTGTCCTCAAACAGCCTCGGACTTATATACGGGACTTTACTCGGAGATGGAACTATCGATTACCCCAACCAAAACAGTCGATGGCCGAGAATACGCTGGAATCATGGCAGTAAACAACAAGAATGGCTTGAATACAAAGCCAGTCGTCTTCCAGAGTTACAAATTCAGTCACAAATCGTTGCCAACGGTGGATATGGAGAACTTTCAATCTATGCCCGCAGCGTTTGTCATCCCAGCCTTGGAGAAGTTTTCCAGATGGTCAGACCTCAAGGAGAACGAAAATTTGTTTCCCTCAATTGGCTGGAAAACATCACACCCGAAGGACTGGCTTGGTGGTATATGGATGACGGATCACTCAGTATCACCCCTCACGGAAGCCGTTCTATCCAATTACACACGGAAGGATATTCCCCCGCCGAAAATCAACTTATTGCCGATTGGCTCACTCAAAGAGGTTACGCTACAAAAAGCCTATCCTATACTCGACACAGTACGGGGAAGATCTATCATTACCTCAAAATGGGAGCATCGGCCACAGCCCGATGGATTGCCGATTTACAACCCTATGCAATCCCCTCAATGGCTTACAAATTTCGAGGAAGTGATAGGGATTCAAGAAGGTGACACAGAAAGCGTCTATGACCTAGAAGTGGAGGACAATCATAATTTTGTTGCCAATGGGTTATTAGTTCATAACTGCCATATGCTCAGTACGGCGGCCTTTAATGCTTTGCTGAAAACTCTGGAAGAACCGCCGGATCGAGTGATTTTTGTGCTTGCTACCACGGATCCTCAGCGTGTCTTGCCTACCATCATCTCCCGTTGTCAACGCTTTGATTATCGCCGTATTGCTCTCGATGCGATGGTGGCACACCTGCAAAAAATCGCCCAAATAGAAGCGATCGATATTAACCTAGAAGCATTAACCCTTGTGGCTCAGATCGCTAACGGTGGTTTACGCGATGCCGAAAGTCTCCTTGATCAATTAAGTTTACTCGCAGGAACGATTACGGCCGAGCGAGTCTGGGATTTAGTCGGTGCAGTCCCCGAAAGAGACCTTTTAACCCTACTTAAAGTCATTCATGGCAATATTCCCGATCAAGTTATCGAACAATGTCGCCATCTGATGAATCGCGGTAAGGAACCTTTAATCGTCTTGCAAAATCTAGCGGGATTCTATTTAAACCTACTTTTAGCTAAAACCGCCCCTAATCGTCCAGAAATGGTCGCTGTCACCGCTCCCACTTGGCAAGAATTGTGTACGGAAGCGCGTACTTGGTCTTTAGAGGAAATTCTCCGCGGTCAACAACTTCTTAAAGACAGCGAAACCCAACTAAAAAACACCACTCAACCCCGTCTCTGGTTAGAAGTCACCCTTTTAGGACTGTTACCCCAAGCACAGGTGATTCCTCTAGTTGCCACGGTAGCACCTTCCCGTCCCCAAACCAGCGCCGAGAGGCCCCCGGAAGTGATCACAGCACCGGCGCCGGTGAATGAACCGATCAAACCGGCGGTTATCACCCCGACAACTAGGGTCGAAGTGCCGAAAACTGAGGTTAAAACTGTTGCCAGTGATGACAATCATGAACAAATTTGGCAGCAGGTTTTAGAAGTAATGGAACCCCCCACTACTCGCACTCTCTTGCGTCAGCACGGTAGTCTTTTTAGTAGGTCAGAATCGAGTGCTTATGTAAGCATATCTTCGGAACAATTATTAAAAATGGCCCGGCTACGCTTGACTAATATTGAGTCAGCTTTCGAGGCTGTTTTTCAGCGCCGGATTAAAGTTCATTTACAGGTAGGTTCCGGTACTCCTGCCATGGCTGCGGAAGTTTCCCAATCCCCAGCGGCCAAGATGCCACCACCACCGGAAACCGCACCAATCCCACCAATAACCCCCGAAAATAAAGTTATGACCGTGGTGGATATTCCCCCGGTCAAAGAAGCAATTATCGAGAAAAAAGAAGCAAAGTTCACCGCGTCGGGAACACCAAAAACTCCTAGCACAGAACTGCCCGAAAAAATCTTAAATTTTGATTCATCTTTGGAGACATTGGATCAAGATGTCGATGTTAGCGAAATTTTGGCAGCCGCTCAAAAGTTAGCGAAATCTTTTGATGGTGAAGTGGTCAATATGGGTTATTCACTGCCAGAAAATTCGGCCGCAGAAACTAAAGTTAATAAGTCTCTGGAAAATATGACTATCGTGCGCGGGAGACCTGATGTTAACGAAATTTTAGATAGTTTGGAGGAGGACGAAGACCTGCCTTTTTAA
- the grxD gene encoding Grx4 family monothiol glutaredoxin — protein sequence MTPETKARIDQLVQNNKVIVFMKGNKLMPQCGFSNNVIQILNILGVSYETVDILQDQELRQGVKEYSDWPTIPQVYINGEFIGGSDIMIELYQNGELQQIVEVALAS from the coding sequence ATGACACCCGAAACTAAGGCCAGAATCGATCAATTAGTCCAGAATAACAAAGTTATTGTGTTCATGAAGGGCAATAAATTAATGCCTCAGTGTGGTTTCTCGAATAACGTCATACAAATTCTCAATATTCTGGGGGTTTCCTACGAAACTGTCGATATTCTGCAAGATCAGGAGTTAAGACAAGGAGTTAAGGAGTATTCCGATTGGCCGACTATTCCCCAAGTCTATATCAACGGTGAATTTATTGGCGGTTCCGACATTATGATCGAACTCTATCAAAATGGGGAACTACAACAAATAGTCGAGGTAGCCTTAGCTTCCTAA